Proteins encoded in a region of the Panicum hallii strain FIL2 chromosome 3, PHallii_v3.1, whole genome shotgun sequence genome:
- the LOC112884262 gene encoding probable WRKY transcription factor 62, translating into MKQHNSRYLPQSSPSDHPSFVSDHPSAMKEIARGQSLVTQLRAIVLPALQADQRYELVAQMFQDILDCSSKAITELQLQHQSDARPEDALVDDKKRVRRISSDDCIKEEGATANPHHQHKRRRSDDSVSLETPVPHYDGRQWRKYGQKHINKAKHPRSYYRCTYSKEQDCKATKTVQQQDESTGTDNPVMYTVVYHGQHTCKDNNGVDSGTDESETSTLSSSDSRSSISTTCTDPCDHQTSLGDNKLIEKSADLVTKSMYEPLDMNPFAPLDLDSWELDALLRFHLEPDN; encoded by the exons ATGAAGCAGCACAATAGCAGATACCTTCCTCAATCTTCACCGTCTGATCACCCCTCTTTTGTCTCCGACCACCCGTCGGCGATGAAGGAGATTGCCAGGGGGCAGTCTCTGGTGACGCAGCTGAGGGCCATCGTCCTTCCTGCGCTGCAGGCGGACCAACGCTACGAGCTTGTTGCCCAGATGTTCCAGGACATTCTGGATTGCTCCAGCAAGGCCATAACTGAGCTGCAGCTTCAGCATCAGTCTGATGCTCGACCTGAGGACGCACTGGTGGATGACAAGAAGAGAGTGAGGAGGATTTCTTCTGATGACTGCATCAAGGAGGAGGGTGCTACTGCTAACCCCCACCATCAGCACAAGAGAAG GAGGTCTGATGATTCGGTGTCACTGGAAACGCCTGTTCCGCACTATGATGGCCGCCAATGGAGAAAGTATGGGCAAAAGCACATCAACAAAGCTAAACATCCAAG GAGCTACTACAGGTGCACCTACAGCAAGGAACAAGACTGCAAAGCAACAAAGACTGTGCAACAGCAAGACGAAAGCACAGGTACTGATAATCCCGTAATGTACACGGTCGTCTACCACGGCCAACATACTTGCAAGGACAACAATGGCGTCGACTCAGGCACCGATGAGTCAGAAACAAGCACCCTAAGCAGCAGTGACAGCCGATCCAGCATATCGACCACCTGTACAGATCCCTGTGACCATCAGACATCCCTAGGTGACAATAAGCTGATCGAAAAATCTGCAGACTTGGTCACAAAGAGCATGTACGAGCCATTAGACATGAACCCATTTGCACCCTTGGATTTGGACAGTTGGGAGTTGGATGCACTCCTAAGATTTCATTTGGAGCCTGATAATTAA